A single window of Chloroflexota bacterium DNA harbors:
- a CDS encoding CTP synthase — protein MYPSQRRYIFVTGGVVSAIGKGVTAASIGRMVKSRGLRVSIMKLDPYINVDPGTMSPLEHGEVFVTVDGAETDQDLGHYERFVDESLTGASNLTTGGVYDRVITRERRGDFLGGTIQVIPHVTDEIKARIRDVGDGDDPDIVIVEVGGTVGDIENIPFLEALRQLRREVGMRNVLFVHVTLVPRLGSTLELKTKPTQHSVRELRSIGIQPDVVVCRSDDRLTPELVDKIALFADVESRAVISNHDVESIYEVPLVLEEAGLGAFITEHFGLGDVTPEFDEWRTTVDALLDPTVPELEIAIVGKYISLPDAYLSVVEAVRHAGIAWKVRPVIRWVDSEELEDRDPHDLLAGVAGIIVPGGFGPRGIEGKIMAAHYARTQKVPYLGLCLGMQVAVIEFVRQVLGTDDCTSIEFNPDTPHPAIHPMPEYYHVANKGGSMRLGAWRCDLVAGTQARRVYGAASIEERHRHRMEVNNNYRDILRSQGMTLSGLSPDGALVEIVELEHHPWFVGCQFHPEFASRPTRPHPLFWGFLEAAVRHVEGRSPVPESVPEVAG, from the coding sequence ATGTATCCGTCCCAGCGGCGGTACATCTTCGTAACGGGCGGCGTGGTCTCCGCCATCGGCAAGGGGGTCACGGCCGCCAGCATCGGTCGCATGGTCAAGAGCCGCGGCCTGCGCGTGTCGATCATGAAACTCGATCCCTATATCAACGTCGACCCCGGCACCATGAGTCCCCTCGAGCACGGGGAGGTGTTCGTCACCGTCGACGGCGCCGAAACCGACCAGGATCTGGGCCACTACGAGCGGTTCGTGGACGAGAGCCTCACCGGGGCCAGCAACCTGACGACCGGCGGGGTCTACGACCGCGTGATCACGCGCGAGCGGCGCGGCGACTTCCTGGGCGGCACGATTCAGGTAATCCCGCACGTGACCGACGAGATCAAGGCGCGCATTCGAGACGTGGGCGACGGAGACGATCCCGATATCGTGATCGTCGAGGTCGGTGGCACGGTGGGCGACATCGAGAACATTCCGTTTCTCGAGGCGCTGCGGCAGCTCCGCCGCGAGGTCGGCATGCGCAACGTGCTGTTTGTGCATGTGACGCTGGTGCCGAGGCTCGGATCGACGCTCGAACTCAAAACCAAACCCACCCAGCACAGCGTGCGGGAGCTGCGAAGCATCGGTATTCAGCCGGATGTGGTGGTCTGTCGCTCGGACGACCGCTTGACGCCAGAGCTCGTCGATAAGATCGCGCTGTTTGCCGACGTTGAGTCGCGGGCCGTGATCTCAAACCATGACGTGGAGTCCATCTACGAGGTCCCGCTGGTGCTCGAGGAGGCGGGGTTGGGGGCCTTCATCACCGAGCACTTCGGCCTCGGCGACGTGACGCCGGAGTTCGACGAGTGGCGCACCACGGTGGACGCGCTGCTCGATCCCACCGTGCCCGAGCTCGAGATCGCCATCGTGGGCAAGTACATCTCGCTGCCCGACGCCTACCTGAGCGTCGTGGAGGCGGTGCGGCATGCCGGCATTGCTTGGAAGGTGCGGCCGGTCATTCGCTGGGTCGACTCGGAGGAGCTCGAGGACCGCGATCCCCACGACCTGCTGGCCGGAGTCGCGGGCATCATCGTGCCGGGCGGGTTCGGGCCGCGGGGCATCGAAGGCAAGATCATGGCGGCCCACTATGCGCGCACCCAGAAGGTGCCCTATTTGGGGCTTTGCCTCGGGATGCAGGTGGCCGTGATCGAATTTGTCCGCCAGGTGCTGGGCACCGACGACTGCACCAGCATCGAGTTCAACCCGGACACGCCGCATCCGGCGATCCACCCCATGCCGGAGTACTATCACGTGGCCAACAAGGGCGGCTCGATGCGCTTGGGCGCGTGGCGCTGCGACTTGGTGGCCGGCACACAGGCCCGGCGCGTATACGGCGCCGCCAGCATCGAAGAGCGACACCGCCACCGCATGGAAGTCAACAACAACTACCGCGATATCCTGCGCTCGCAGGGCATGACCCTCAGCGGCCTGTCGCCGGACGGCGCACTGGTGGAAATCGTGGAGTTGGAGCACCATCCGTGGTTTGTTGGGTGCCAGTTTCATCCGGAGTTCGCCTCGCGGCCGACGCGCCCGCACCCGTTGTTCTGGGGGTTCCTGGAAGCGGCGGTGCGGCACGTCGAGGGGCGGAGTCCCGTGCCCGAATCGGTGCCCGAGGTGGCTGGCTGA
- a CDS encoding ABC transporter ATP-binding protein gives MPDHSPPAIELRDIRKRFVIRHEAARTFQGMALALLGRRPMEHEEFWALDGVNLAVAPGETLGIIGPNGSGKSTILKLLAGTIQPTEGQVTARGRVFGLLELGAGMHPDLTGRENVFLNGSFLGLNRRAIQGMYDDIVAFAELEQFIDTPVKHYSSGMFMRLGFAIAIHVDPEILLIDEVLAVGDAHFAAKCYAALARVKRRGRTMVLVSHDPIQVRRFCDRVVWLDRGKVRQAGDPHQVIQDYVQHMQGDAPPGDAAAVQRDADGPTDLRIRAAVLRESATGPEQYTVLPGDTVTVAAELEAETHLTDVIVGCALHRSDGLLVAESSTETTIGPLEVPPGRTIVTCRLGPVPVGVGAYNISLRAWPELKRHQPYHRWDNALTFFVGKFAGYQRGAVVVPAQWRARVSRDHPPLERGDAPVAQPDMISESPRQIWRHPPAELRLGDGDDDWLGEGWHPAEEWPPRLRWTTDRAVAYITQSVGQGTLRMSVCRPFHDIDGAGVQIRLNGRHVATFTVRHMDFEDVIVPLDPVTEPTTLQLEIVVEEPLVPAAVGVEDDTRVLGLAVRTISVE, from the coding sequence GTGCCGGACCACTCACCGCCCGCCATCGAGCTGCGCGACATCCGCAAGCGGTTTGTCATTCGCCACGAGGCGGCCCGCACCTTTCAGGGAATGGCGCTGGCTCTGCTTGGACGGCGCCCCATGGAGCATGAGGAGTTCTGGGCGCTCGACGGCGTGAACCTTGCCGTGGCGCCCGGCGAGACGTTGGGGATCATCGGGCCGAACGGGTCGGGCAAGAGCACCATCCTGAAGCTGCTCGCCGGAACGATCCAGCCCACGGAGGGTCAGGTCACCGCGCGCGGTCGGGTGTTCGGACTGCTCGAGCTGGGAGCCGGCATGCATCCGGACCTCACCGGGCGCGAGAACGTATTTCTCAACGGATCGTTTCTGGGCCTCAACCGACGCGCGATTCAGGGGATGTATGACGACATCGTGGCGTTTGCGGAGCTCGAGCAATTCATCGATACGCCGGTCAAGCACTACTCGTCCGGCATGTTCATGCGGCTGGGCTTCGCCATCGCCATCCACGTGGATCCGGAGATCCTGCTGATCGACGAGGTCCTGGCCGTGGGCGACGCGCACTTCGCGGCCAAGTGCTACGCGGCCTTGGCCCGCGTGAAGCGCCGCGGCCGCACGATGGTGCTGGTCTCGCACGATCCCATCCAGGTGCGCCGGTTCTGCGACCGCGTGGTCTGGCTGGATCGGGGCAAGGTGCGCCAGGCCGGCGATCCCCACCAGGTCATTCAGGACTACGTCCAGCACATGCAGGGCGACGCACCCCCAGGCGATGCGGCAGCGGTGCAGCGCGACGCGGACGGTCCCACCGACCTCAGAATTCGGGCGGCGGTGCTGCGGGAGAGCGCGACCGGACCCGAGCAATACACCGTGCTCCCGGGCGACACGGTCACCGTGGCCGCCGAGCTGGAGGCCGAGACGCACCTGACCGACGTGATTGTCGGCTGCGCGCTGCACCGCAGCGACGGGTTGCTGGTCGCCGAGTCAAGCACGGAGACCACCATCGGCCCGCTGGAGGTGCCGCCGGGCCGCACCATCGTCACCTGCCGTCTCGGGCCGGTGCCGGTCGGCGTCGGCGCCTACAACATTTCGCTTCGCGCCTGGCCAGAGCTCAAACGCCACCAGCCATACCATCGGTGGGACAACGCCCTGACGTTCTTCGTGGGCAAGTTCGCCGGCTATCAGCGGGGCGCGGTCGTCGTTCCCGCCCAATGGCGCGCCCGCGTCTCGCGCGATCATCCGCCGCTGGAGCGCGGCGACGCCCCGGTTGCCCAGCCGGACATGATCAGCGAGTCGCCGCGCCAGATCTGGCGTCATCCGCCCGCCGAGCTCCGCCTTGGCGACGGCGATGACGACTGGCTCGGCGAGGGCTGGCACCCGGCCGAGGAGTGGCCGCCTCGCCTCCGCTGGACCACGGATCGCGCGGTGGCCTATATCACCCAATCCGTGGGCCAGGGCACGTTGCGGATGTCGGTGTGCCGGCCGTTTCACGACATCGACGGCGCAGGCGTCCAGATTCGTCTCAATGGACGGCACGTGGCGACGTTCACGGTGCGGCACATGGACTTCGAGGACGTGATCGTGCCGCTGGATCCGGTGACCGAGCCCACGACGTTGCAGCTCGAAATCGTCGTCGAGGAGCCGCTCGTGCCCGCGGCGGTGGGCGTTGAGGACGACACCCGCGTCCTGGGGCTGGCCGTGCGCACGATCAGCGTGGAATGA
- a CDS encoding MBL fold metallo-hydrolase, with protein MDVTWVGGGCFRLRGRDATVLTDPHTSGIRQRSALPKADVVTLSDLDADRGTSVPQRRTDRTLPAYVADGPGEYEVAGVYVHGVPAPGRADRRTTLFTFDVDGVSVGHVPELSSVPVDALLDELGTIHVLLIGVRGGDGFLSPDQIIKTVSRIEPNIVIPYGDDDAASPEAAWRAVARELHGADPVADGNLSANRRQLPDPVDVRMLERRN; from the coding sequence ATGGACGTCACCTGGGTGGGAGGCGGCTGTTTTCGCCTCCGCGGCCGTGACGCTACCGTTCTCACCGACCCACACACCAGCGGCATCAGGCAGCGGTCGGCTTTGCCCAAGGCCGACGTGGTGACGCTGAGCGACCTGGACGCCGACCGTGGAACCAGCGTGCCGCAGCGGCGCACCGATCGCACGCTCCCGGCATACGTCGCCGACGGCCCTGGCGAATACGAGGTTGCCGGCGTGTATGTGCACGGCGTTCCCGCGCCCGGCCGGGCCGATCGACGGACCACCCTGTTCACGTTCGACGTCGACGGCGTATCGGTGGGACATGTCCCCGAGCTCTCGAGCGTCCCGGTCGACGCGCTATTGGATGAATTGGGCACGATTCACGTGCTGCTGATCGGCGTGCGCGGCGGCGACGGATTTCTCTCGCCCGACCAGATCATCAAGACCGTTTCTCGCATCGAGCCGAACATCGTGATTCCCTATGGCGACGATGACGCCGCGAGTCCCGAGGCGGCCTGGCGCGCGGTGGCGCGGGAGCTTCACGGCGCGGACCCCGTGGCCGACGGCAACCTGAGCGCCAACCGCCGACAGCTTCCCGATCCCGTTGACGTGCGAATGCTCGAACGAAGGAACTAG
- a CDS encoding ABC transporter permease — MARAAALLSPSWARRVWSAVRELADYTDLLRNLVVRDLKVRYRGSIFGFGWSLLNPLLMMAVFTLVFQVLAQYDEIHLYPFFLMAALVPWLFTAQALTSAMRSITSNAQLIKKVYFPRELLPMSAVLASFVNFVLAFFIFWIIGLFFGVGTTRAMLMIPLIMLLQLALVMGLSLILAMANVFFRDTEHLVEVGLLAWFFLTPIFYPISFVPNVTFLGLDVHRWVFMLNPMATLTTDYRFAIMFGSFPIRHTIATVVVAAVALGFGWWVFRRYGHRFAEEL, encoded by the coding sequence ATGGCACGCGCCGCCGCCCTGCTCAGCCCTTCCTGGGCGCGGCGCGTTTGGAGCGCCGTTCGAGAGCTCGCGGACTATACGGACCTGTTGCGCAACCTCGTGGTTCGCGACCTCAAAGTGCGCTATCGCGGTTCGATTTTCGGCTTCGGCTGGTCACTGCTCAATCCGCTTCTGATGATGGCCGTGTTCACCCTCGTGTTCCAGGTGTTGGCGCAATACGACGAAATCCATCTCTACCCATTCTTCCTCATGGCGGCGCTCGTGCCCTGGCTGTTCACGGCGCAGGCGCTCACCTCCGCCATGCGCAGCATTACGAGCAACGCGCAGCTCATCAAGAAGGTCTACTTTCCGCGTGAATTGCTGCCAATGAGTGCCGTGCTTGCCAGCTTTGTCAACTTTGTGTTGGCGTTCTTCATATTCTGGATCATTGGTCTGTTTTTCGGCGTCGGTACGACTCGCGCCATGCTCATGATTCCGTTGATCATGCTGTTGCAGCTTGCGCTGGTCATGGGTCTCAGTTTGATTCTGGCGATGGCCAACGTGTTCTTCCGGGATACGGAGCACCTGGTCGAAGTTGGATTGCTGGCGTGGTTCTTTCTCACGCCTATTTTCTATCCCATTTCGTTTGTTCCCAACGTCACCTTTCTCGGGCTCGACGTGCACCGGTGGGTCTTCATGCTCAATCCCATGGCCACGCTGACGACCGACTACCGCTTCGCCATCATGTTTGGGTCCTTCCCCATCCGCCACACGATCGCCACCGTTGTCGTCGCAGCAGTGGCGCTCGGCTTCGGCTGGTGGGTGTTTCGACGCTACGGCCACCGCTTCGCCGAGGAGCTGTAG